The genomic window GGCCAGCTTACCAATTCATACCTACACCGTTATCAATAGTGCAGCGCGGGGCCATTGCTCGTTTAGCTTACCACAGAACCGGAGGCGTCGGCTTGGCCTCCCTGCGGAAGGCGTGCCGCTAGACCCCGCTCTGAAGAACGGGGCATGCGCGTCACTTTCTGTCAGGCGATGGCGCCTTTTCTCTGCTGCGCCACGCGCCGGAGAAGGCTGGCGTCACGCTGGAACCCGGCGGGTGGGCGCCGCTGGAGCCGCTGCTCGCCTCCCTGCGGGTCAGCCTGGCGCGCCCGACGCCATTCGCCGCGAGGGGCTCAGGCCGGTGCACCGCCACCACGTCTCTCTCAGCGCCGACACGGGCGCGGCGCAGCAGGTGGGAGCGCGGCGCGGACGGGCGGTGGCGCTGGTCGTGGCGACGGGGGCCCTGCGTGAAGCCGGCTACGACTTTTTCCGCTCCGACAACGGGGTGTGGCTGACGGACACAGTGCCGCCGGAGTACCTCATACGGTTTCAAATTGAGTCCCGGACATATCCGGGCGCAATTTTGCGCGGAGCGCATGGAAAAAATACGGTTCTAAGGAGATGGACGGGCATCCGGCGCCTTTCCGGATGTTCGGGAATCGGGTGAAAATTGTATCACTTTTCCGTGACAGGCCCTGCCGCTCAGACTTTGGCGAGAAAGTGCGCGACGATTTCCGCCTCGTCCTCGAACCACCCCTCGGGATGCTCGAGCGCCTCGGACAGCGGCAGCCACGCGGCAGCGTTCCCAGCAGGCTGAGCGGTCAGCGCGTCCTCCCCCAGCGCGAAGTGAAAGACATACGCCACGATGCGCCCGCGCTGGCTGCGGCCCGGCGCGTCGAAGATGGCCTGCGCCCGCACGGCGCCCAGCACGGCCCCGGTGTCCAGCCCGGTCTGCTGCCGCACCGCCCGCATGGCGCAGGCGAGCAGCGTTTCCTGCGGGCCCGGCTCGTCGCCCGGCAGGGTGAGCAGGCCCCGGCCTGGGCGCTCAGCGCGGCGCACGGCGAGGAGCTGCCCCGCGCCGCTCACCACCGCGCCCACCGTCAGGCGGGTGGCTGGCGCGGGGGCCACGGCGGAGCGCAGTGCCAGGAACTCGGCCTGCAACTCGGCGTACTCAGGGGTGCGCTGAAAGCCCTCCAGAAAGGCATGCACGGCGGGCGGCACCATCCCGCGCACGTCGCTCAGGCGGTCTTCAAAGTAGGCGCGGCGCACGTCGGTGGCGTTGAGCGGGCTGACGACGTGGGTGGGCAGAAACTCCCAGTCAGGAAAAGAGCGGAGGTAATAGCTGCTCTCGTCCTTGATGTGGCCCACGAGCGCCACGTCGCGGCTGCCCCCGGTGTGCGCCTCCACGCCCGCGCGCACGTCCGCGAGCCAGTGCGCCTCGTCGTACAGAAAGTCGCGGACGTGTACGAAGCGCAGCCGCTGCGGGTCGGCGCCCGCTTCCGCCAGCATCGCCTCAATCACATCCTGGCGTTCATGCGCCGTCCAGGGATTTTTGGTGGTGCGGGCCGAACGCGCCGAGCCGATGACCACGATGAGGGTTTGCACCCGCTCCAGCGCTTCGAGCATCACCAGCAGGTGCGCCTGATGCGGCGGCTCGAAACGTCCGATGTAGACGCCGTAGGCTCGGCTTGGGATAGGGGGAGCAGGCGAGGCGAGGGCCGGGTCGTGCGGTGCGGTCATGTGCTGCATGGTGGGGTCCCCACACCTAGTACAGATGAGGCCGCCTTGAGAGGAGTATGGAGGCTGGGCTGCCAGGAGCCCAAAGCACTCGGCGAGGCACTTTTGACGCCCCTCCCCCATTCGGGGGGCCGCCACTTGTCAGAACATGACAGGGGTTTCATAAATAAATCAGTTACGAGCGGTGTAGTCTGGGCTCCATAAAGTCATTTCACACACGCCAGCCAGTGGTGCGCGGACCCCCGTGGTCCTCTCCATCCGGGTGCGTGGCCTGACAGACCGGGGGCCCGAGAATCAAGCGAGGGCGGCAGCGCCAGGCGGGGAGATTGCCATGTCCAACACCACTCAACACCGTGTCCACCTGCTGACCAGCGCCCTTGCCCTGGTGACCCTGCTCGCCAGTTGCGGCGGCCCCCAAGGCGCAGGTGCCCGAGCTGCGGCTGGTCACCACCCCCCGGCGACTGCTGCGTGACGGCTCGGTGTTCTTCTTCATCACCAGCCGCGACCACTCGGGCAAGGGGCTGACCCGCACCGAGGTCTTCGTGGACGGCCAGCCCTTCGTGAACGACGCCGACCAGTACACCTCCTACGGCAAGCACTGCACGCGGCAGAACAACGGCGAACACACCATGCGGGTGGTCGTGACCGACGCGCTGGGCGTGCAGGCGACCACCGAGCAGACCTTCAATGTGGAGATCGCCAAGCCCTGAGCAGTCTCCGCCTTCCTCATCTGCCCCCCCGCTACAATCGCCGCCGTGCCGCCGTCCATCCTGCCGCGCTCTATCCTGCGAGAAGTCCTGAAAATGTACGGAGCGGGCCTCGCCCTGCTGCTCGCCTTGCAGTTTGCCGACACCCTGAGCAGCACCCTGGGCAAGGCCATCGCCTACCGGGCCACCGCTTCGGAAAGCGCGACCGCCTTTCTGGCGATTTTGCCCACCATCTTCAACAGAGCGCTGGTGCTGTCGGTGCCGTTCGCCATTTTGCTGGGGCTCTCGCGGCTTCAGCGCGACTCGGAACTCAAGGCCGCTTTCGCCGCCGGCATCAGGCCGCTCTCGCTTGTCTGGCCGCTGCTGCTGCCGTTTACGCTGGTCGGGGCACTCGCCTTCTGGAACGCGGGCACGGTGGTTCCGGCGGGGCTCGACCGCTGGGACAAGACGTGGTACAGCATCTTCAACGTCCCCGAGAAAATCCCCACCCGTGACAACTACACCTACGCCCCGCCCGGCGCCCTGTACTACGCGGGCCGGGTCACGCAGGCGCCGCAGGGCCAGCCGGCGCCGCTCGCCGGGGTCATGGTGCAGCGCGGCGGCGTGGTCTACACCGCCAATTCGGGAAGCTGGAACACCGCCGCGCAGAGCTGGACGCTCGACGCCCCCTGGGTGACCGCGCCGGGCGAGCGCCCCCGGCAGCAGGCCGGCCCGGTCACGCTGCCGCAGGGCGACACGCTGCGCCCCCCGCCCGCCGAGGCCAAAAAGGTCAGCAATGCCGCGCTCCGCACTGCCCTCGCGGGGGAAAGCCTGACCGAGCAGGAGCGGCGCGAGTACACCTACCAGCTCGCCTCGCGCTACGCCGATCCCTTTACGCCCATCGCCTTTGCGCTCGCTGCCGCCGTGCTGGGGCTGCTGATTCGCAATCAGGCCGCTGCGCTCGCCGCCGTCATCGTGTTTATCGCGGGCTTTTACGTGCTGTGGATCACCATGCCGCAGCTCGCGCGCGCCGGGGCGGTGGACCCTACGCTGGCCGCCTGGGTGCCGAGCCTGATCTTTTTGCTGCTGGGGCTGGGCCTGGCGTGGCGGGTGAACCGATGAAACTGTTCGAGCGCTACGTGCTGAGCGAGATTCTGCCGCCGCTGGTGGGAGCGCTGGCGGCCGTCATTTTGCTGTTTTTGCTGGCAGGGCTTGAGGAAGTCATCGGGCCG from Deinococcus radiodurans R1 = ATCC 13939 = DSM 20539 includes these protein-coding regions:
- a CDS encoding LptF/LptG family permease translates to MYGAGLALLLALQFADTLSSTLGKAIAYRATASESATAFLAILPTIFNRALVLSVPFAILLGLSRLQRDSELKAAFAAGIRPLSLVWPLLLPFTLVGALAFWNAGTVVPAGLDRWDKTWYSIFNVPEKIPTRDNYTYAPPGALYYAGRVTQAPQGQPAPLAGVMVQRGGVVYTANSGSWNTAAQSWTLDAPWVTAPGERPRQQAGPVTLPQGDTLRPPPAEAKKVSNAALRTALAGESLTEQERREYTYQLASRYADPFTPIAFALAAAVLGLLIRNQAAALAAVIVFIAGFYVLWITMPQLARAGAVDPTLAAWVPSLIFLLLGLGLAWRVNR
- a CDS encoding RNA 2'-phosphotransferase; the protein is MRPTFNPFKRGQAALLKLSAGILGRLPSGHTASLPIHTYTVINSAARGHCSFSLPQNRRRRLGLPAEGVPLDPALKNGACASLSVRRWRLFSAAPRAGEGWRHAGTRRVGAAGAAARLPAGQPGAPDAIRREGLRPVHRHHVSLSADTGAAQQVGARRGRAVALVVATGALREAGYDFFRSDNGVWLTDTVPPEYLIRFQIESRTYPGAILRGAHGKNTVLRRWTGIRRLSGCSGIG
- a CDS encoding bifunctional nicotinamide-nucleotide adenylyltransferase/Nudix hydroxylase, with the translated sequence MTAPHDPALASPAPPIPSRAYGVYIGRFEPPHQAHLLVMLEALERVQTLIVVIGSARSARTTKNPWTAHERQDVIEAMLAEAGADPQRLRFVHVRDFLYDEAHWLADVRAGVEAHTGGSRDVALVGHIKDESSYYLRSFPDWEFLPTHVVSPLNATDVRRAYFEDRLSDVRGMVPPAVHAFLEGFQRTPEYAELQAEFLALRSAVAPAPATRLTVGAVVSGAGQLLAVRRAERPGRGLLTLPGDEPGPQETLLACAMRAVRQQTGLDTGAVLGAVRAQAIFDAPGRSQRGRIVAYVFHFALGEDALTAQPAGNAAAWLPLSEALEHPEGWFEDEAEIVAHFLAKV